A DNA window from Naumovozyma dairenensis CBS 421 chromosome 10, complete genome contains the following coding sequences:
- the NDAI0J00820 gene encoding uncharacterized protein, with amino-acid sequence MNNIDKPVEELADPTDLAQVVTTPNEDVDMLGPSVQANEPSASKGLSALTVAAFLNNSQIPQAEKDIFITMLQAKGSSRKSTNGVPKQKTIADIRESLKSLDSVDGEAENKVNMDTWAKRIRQKVGKVQLQGQDAVDLLGDLLKGPTSNWFADKIGNVPNYEDNDFDFFVDMIVDKYRSKDHPIDKMERIKNHRIQTPEDVFKFEQYVSALGEGFFTDDAVKYLFISCLPGDLKLYAKLNVPSSADAAYSWTLPHLKTRKVEKRPRPESSYQVKKKTKFNKINKRCSHCGKLGHENSNCWTLHSKSAQNRSSDKGNQ; translated from the coding sequence atGAACAACATTGATAAACCAGTGGAAGAGTTAGCTGACCCAACGGATTTGGCACAAGTAGTCACCACCCCTAACGAGGATGTTGATATGTTAGGCCCATCAGTTCAGGCAAACGAACCATCTGCTTCTAAAGGTCTTTCCGCCTTGACTGTTGCTGCTTTCTTAAACAACAGTCAGATACCTCAAGCTGAgaaagatatttttattacaaTGTTGCAAGCCAAAGGTTCGTCAAGGAAGTCGACTAACGGAGTTCCCAAGCAGAAAACCATTGCAGATATCAGAGAATCTCTTAAGAGTTTAGATTCTGTCGATGGGGAGGCTGAGAACAAAGTCAACATGGATACTTGGGCTAAACGGATCCGTCAGAAGGTCGGAAAAGTTCAGCTCCAAGGTCAAGACGCCGTTGATTTATTAGGTGACCTTTTAAAAGGGCCTACATCTAATTGGTTTGCGGACAAAATTGGAAATGTTCCAAACTATGAAGATAACGACTTCGACTTCTTTGTTGACATGATTGTTGACAAATACAGATCGAAAGATCACCCCATTGACAAGATGGAACGTATTAAGAACCACCGAATCCAGACTCCAGAGGATGTATTCAAGTTCGAACAATACGTTTCAGCTTTAGGTGAAGGTTTCTTCACTGACGATGCTGTTAagtatttgtttatttcaTGTCTTCCAGGAGATTTGAAGTTGTATGCAAAATTGAATGTCCCAAGTTCTGCTGATGCAGCCTATAGTTGGACACTTCCTCACTTAAAGACAAGAAAGGTCGAGAAGAGACCTCGTCCTGAATCCTCTTACCAagtcaagaagaaaacaaaattcaacaaaattaATAAGAGATGCTCCCATTGTGGTAAGTTGGGGCATGAGAACTCTAATTGTTGGACTCTTCATTCCAAATCAGCCCAAAATAGATCTAGTGATAAAGGAAACCAATAA
- the TRM82 gene encoding Trm82p (similar to Saccharomyces cerevisiae TRM82 (YDR165W); ancestral locus Anc_8.355): protein MSIIHPFQSSVSTNDGTLVFTVVKNTILAFRCNPGSWNYSLAGSWVDTLDRTNLIKEKVIKEQQRQLAENAAAAATKKSKSTDGEPVVRSVAKVPTPGTGAPPIYSIVRNLLLSRDNKMLFACADSDKSILVLKIDTNNKENCLTLVKRQPYPKRPNAIATTEDNEKVIMVDKFGDAFEMIINEEPKDKINEFEPILGHVSMLTDVMMKKDPESGKQFIITSDRDEHIKVSHYPQCFIIDKWLFGHEEFVSTLCDFLWDPRLLVSAGGDNYIFLWDWISGKSLFKFDYSELIQPYLTDANLAPARFQNETNDIVEYAVSKVVSFANLPYIAFFVEATKALVILKINKDDYSLSLFQIIELPCNLISLFANTTQDELLITLDNRESSEKDFIKFVAFNPEQNKFVINEDKGKSIDKFITDKLKNNENVTISSKDDVYPLYNIANLKKHGEAFS, encoded by the coding sequence ATGTCCATCATTCACCCATTTCAATCGAGTGTCTCCACCAATGATGGTACCCTAGTTTTTACAGTAGTGAAAAACACCATCTTAGCATTCCGTTGTAATCCCGGTTCATGGAACTACTCTTTGGCCGGTAGCTGGGTAGACACTCTAGATCGTACCAATcttatcaaagaaaaggTCATCAAGGAACAACAACGTCAATTAGCTGAAAACGCAGCAGCCGCCGCCACGAAGAAATCCAAATCAACAGATGGTGAACCGGTCGTGAGATCTGTAGCTAAAGTGCCAACTCCTGGTACTGGTGCTCCCCCAATTTATTCCATCGTTAGGAATTTATTACTTTCTAGGGATAATAAGATGCTTTTTGCATGTGCGGATTCTGATAAATCTATTcttgttttgaaaattgatacaaataataaggAGAATTGTTTAACTTTGGTGAAAAGACAACCATACCCAAAGAGACCAAATGCTATCGCTACAACGGAAGATAATGAGAAGGTTATAATGGTTGATAAGTTTGGAGATGCCTTTGAAATGATCATTAATGAAGAACCTAAGGATaagattaatgaatttgaaccTATCTTGGGGCATGTTTCCATGCTAACTGATGTCatgatgaagaaagatCCTGAATCTGGGAAACAATTCATAATTACTTCTGATAGAGATGAACATATCAAAGTGTCTCATTATCCACAatgtttcattattgataaATGGTTATTTGGCCATGAAGAGTTCGTTTCTACGTTGTGTGACTTCCTATGGGACCCACGATTATTAGTTAGCGCAGGTGGTGATAATTATATCTTCCTTTGGGATTGGATATCTGGTAAGagtttattcaaatttgattACTCTGAATTGATACAACCATATTTAACCGATGCAAATTTAGCACCAGCAAGGTTCCAAAATGAGACTAACGATATCGTTGAATATGCAGTTTCTAAAGTGGTTTCATTTGCCAATTTACCCTACATTGCTTTTTTTGTTGAGGCTACAAAGGCACTtgttattttgaaaataaataaagatgattaTAGTCTATCattgtttcaaataattgaattacCATGTAATTTGATTTCACTTTTTGCTAACACAACtcaagatgaattattaattacTTTAGATAATCGTGAATCCTCTGAAAAGGactttatcaaatttgTTGCATTCAATCCTGAACAAAACAAATTCGttattaatgaagataaaggAAAATCAATAGATAAATTCATTACTGATAAACTAAAAAATAACGAAAACGTTACCATTTCATCTAAAGATGATGTTTATCCGTTATACAATATTGCCAACTTGAAGAAACATGGTGAAGCTTTCTCCTAG
- the TAF10 gene encoding Taf10p (similar to Saccharomyces cerevisiae TAF10 (YDR167W); ancestral locus Anc_8.360), whose amino-acid sequence MNNMIQDGNTHESNTAQNNDGSPLDNNNNTNVNSDALVDNTDADEKDEEMDEFNDEEEASINDNTMLFQNNNTTEQAPLQDRIEDGKGNPFDIPEFTRKDKTLNEILDLMQGNPPIIPDVVIDYYLTKNGFDCADIRVKRLLALATQKFISDIANDAYEYSRIRSSVAVHNANNGQNRARQLMAGQQQQSQLQQQQQQQQGPSQQQNGKVVLTVNDLSSAVEEYGLNIARPDFYR is encoded by the coding sequence atgAACAATATGATACAAGACGGGAATACACATGAATCAAATACCGCgcaaaataatgatggttCACcattagataataataataatacaaatgTAAATAGTGATGCACTGGTCGACAATACTGATGCGGATGAAAAGGATGAAGAGATGGATGAATTCaacgatgaagaagaagcatcAATCAATGACAACACCATGCTATTCCAAAATAACAACACCACCGAACAAGCACCACTACAAGATCGTATAGAAGATGGTAAAGGGAATCCATTTGATATCCCTGAATTTACTCGTAAGGATAAAactttgaatgaaattcTAGACTTAATGCAAGGGAATCCACCAATAATTCCAGACGTAGTGATAGATTATTACCTAACTAAAAATGGGTTTGATTGTGCAGATATTAGAGTCAAGAGATTGTTAGCATTGGCCACTCAAAAATTTATAAGTGATATAGCTAACGATGCGTATGAATATTCAAGGATAAGATCCTCTGTGGCGGTACATAATGCTAATAATGGGCAAAATAGAGCTCGACAGTTGATGGCTggacaacaacaacaatctcAATTacaacagcagcaacaacagcagcaagGACCTTCACAACAACAGAATGGGAAAGTCGTATTAACTGTGAATGATTTAAGTAGTGCTGTAGAAGAATACGGTTTGAATATAGCCCGTCCTGATTTTTATCGTTGA
- the SEC5 gene encoding exocyst subunit SEC5 (similar to Saccharomyces cerevisiae SEC5 (YDR166C); ancestral locus Anc_8.357) yields the protein MDPFAIDEDTLKEFYNLKTLNPTTSWEHDSSNLIDLTKWQDISPTTDNSYDILKDLISQQQSSTKREIDRYLNDSSTLLKNTTDPLTTEQMITKLNNSNISLDKSGSDKFLHYLINSKEFNVKEFLRDIHNKDSFDDLTKSLDNLDQLIQFQSNDLKSLVQLNFTKYVKIKNRLDQIYNQFSTTTTQTNDNEDYTEDPVLNIDQLHEKVDESIRSINLKLKPLIDTSQTIKNFKLTKQFIEQNKHFFNLPKILKKCLIKNDYSNLIIEYSKGLKLYNDFLSNDKPLKSINLIWNEVEAIMNSYKDTTWEKLINPNIITIHSSESNFLPLFSKLLDLKIDSNPILDWISIHLTNLQNQLIERLDHEMIKIIDAQKKILKLAAFTNNSDNTTAENDQYLINMKPYLLINQFFEQSNDIVVSTTTSSTTTNAINSFQGLTDRSAIVEMWLLIIKYTIEFQTVCNKFIQLWEYIEKFLDGTYQNILLNDKRKDNILVGDLNIINNYKFILQLDPNEINQIRLKGEEFVTLVMERLSLFFQSSQESLSKQQDQQQQQQQQKPQSNETGLPSDYGFIPPTANGLSCLRYLPKIINPFLKFTTELAQLNITPKSVEISRYSASILIKRCVGAISSIKLRDISNFYRLENWDVYTTITDPLTQTEYEITQFPEIVRCFQEYSLRIIRDFLFSFEKLPVINGISIVGYPSKQLLTGVELQQVISMEAVLESILKNAAKDKDKPRSSHTILTLTNLQYIREITFPTILQYFDDAFEMNLKSKPLEIFNLLNKMETSIFGNYLSELKINLRDILEDKFKEISWPSFESTSFRVGDYILEALMLLVTIYSECFRIGPQLIDKIIKETQIFMARYLFEAFKPFIGNLSSDGLLQVTVDLQFFQKVLGSLLEKDTEATLTACLQNCFQNDTKRMRTCIKEVEPIVNSNLERTRVQFAAFK from the coding sequence ATGGATCCATTCgcaattgatgaagatactttgaaagaattcTATAATTTAAAAACTCTAAATCCAACAACATCATGGGAACATGATTCATCTAATCTAATTGATTTAACTAAATGGCAAGATATTTCTCCAACAACAGATAACTCatatgatattttaaaggatttgatctcacaacaacaatcatCAACTAAGAGAGAAATAGATAgatatttaaatgattccTCTactttattgaagaatacGACAGATCCGTTAACTACTGAACAAATGATtacaaaattaaataacTCTAATATCTCTTTGGATAAGTCTGGATCGGATAAATTCTTACATTATTTGATTAATAGTAAAGAGTTTAACGTCAAGGAATTCCTAAGAGATATTCATAATAAGGATTCATTCGATGATTTAACTAAATCATTAGATAATTTAgatcaattaattcaattccaatcaaatgatttgaaaagtttagttcaattgaattttacaaaatacgttaaaattaaaaatagaTTGGACCAAATTTATAACCAATTCTCAACGACGACAACGCAAACTAATGATAACGAGGACTACACCGAAGACCCTGTTTTAAATATTGATCAATTACATGAAAAAGTAGATGAATCGATTAGatcaatcaatttgaaattaaaaccATTAATTGATACATctcaaacaataaaaaatttcaaattaacaaaacaattcattgaacaaaataaacattttttcaatttaccaaaaattttgaaaaaatgtctgataaaaaatgattattcaaatttaataattgaatattcaaAAGGTTTAAAACTTTATAATGATTTCttatcaaatgataaaCCTTTGAAAAGTATTAATCTGATTTGGAATGAAGTTGAAGCTATTATGAATAGTTACAAAGATACTACATgggaaaaattaattaatccaaatattattactatacATTCATCAGAATCAAATTTCCTGcctttattttcaaaattattagatttgaaaattgattcaaatcCCATACTTGATTGGAtatcaattcatttaacaaatttacaaaaccaattaattgaaagattAGATCATGAGATGATTAAGATTATTGACGcccaaaagaaaattttaaaactGGCCGCATTCACTAATAATAGTGATAATACAACGGCCGAAAACGACCAATATCTAATTAATATGAAACcttatttattaatcaatcaattttttgaGCAATCAAATGATATAGTAGTTTCAACAACTacatcatcaacaacaacaaatgcAATCAATTCCTTCCAAGGTTTAACGGATCGATCCGCCATTGTGGAAATGTGGTTACTTATCATAAAATATACCATTGAATTTCAAACTgtttgtaataaatttattcaactttgggaatatattgaaaaattcctTGACGGTACTTATCAAAAcattttattgaatgataAAAGGAAAGATAATATCCTGGTGGGTGActtgaatataataaataattataaatttattttacaATTAGATCCTAACGAAATTAATCAAATCAGATTGAAAGGTGAAGAGTTTGTCACTTTAGTAATGGAAAGATTATCCCTTTTCTTCCAATCCTCACAAGAGTCATTATCGAAACAACAAGatcaacaacagcaacaacaacaacaaaaaccACAATCCAATGAAACTGGCCTACCATCAGATTATGGTTTTATACCTCCAACTGCAAATGGGTTAAGTTGTTTAAGATATTtaccaaaaataataaacccatttttaaaatttacCACTGAATTAGctcaattaaatataacCCCAAAATCAGTAGAAATTTCAAGGTATTCTGcatcaattttaataaaacGTTGCGTTGGTGCcatatcatcaattaaattaagagacatttcaaatttttataGATTAGAAAATTGGGATGTTTATACAACTATCACTGATCCCCTAACTCAAACAGAATATGAAATTACTCAATTTCCTGAAATTGTTCGTTGTTTCCAAGAATATAGTTTAAGAATCATTAGAGATTTCCTTTTctcatttgaaaaattaccCGTAATAAATGGAATATCCATTGTAGGATACCCatcaaaacaattattaacaGGCGTTGAACTTCAACAAGTCATATCAATGGAAGCTGTCTTGGAatccattttgaaaaatgcaGCTAAGGATAAAGATAAGCCAAGAAGTTCACATACTATTTTAACGTTAACTAATTTACAATATATTAGAGAAATTACATTCCCAACAATAttacaatattttgatgatgCATTTGAAATGAATCTAAAATCAAAACCATTAGAAatttttaatcttttaaataagatGGAAACATCCATATTCGGTAATTACCTTtctgaattgaaaatcaATTTAAGAGATATCCTGgaagataaatttaaagaaattagcTGGCCAAGTTTTGAATCAACTTCATTTAGAGTAGGTGATTATATCTTGGAAGCTTTGATGTTATTAGTCACAATATATAGTGAATGCTTTAGAATTGGTCCACAATTAATTGACAAGATCATTAAAGAGACTCAAATTTTCATGGCAAGATATTTGTTTGAAGCTTTTAAACCATTCATTGGTAATTTATCATCGGATGGGTTGTTACAAGTTACTGTGGATCTacaatttttccaaaaagtTTTGGGGTCATTATTAGAGAAGGATACTGAAGCTACATTGACTGCTTGTTTACAAAAttgtttccaaaatgaTACAAAGAGAATGAGAACATGTATTAAAGAAGTAGAGCCTATTGTGAATTCTAATTTGGAAAGAACTCGCGTTCAATTTGCCGCATTCAAgtag